From Streptomyces sp. CMB-StM0423, a single genomic window includes:
- a CDS encoding TetR family transcriptional regulator C-terminal domain-containing protein, whose translation MNGRILLHILAHVGAEAGVSPATLSQRFGSKRGLLLAFAADAAADAAAPYRRARAAYDSPLAALHAAADEFAGHMSTPEEMANRLGMLQLDLSDPEFRVHAAENTRAVDAALQELCSDAVTEGELPSGTDGSRLARAVQITIDGSLLRGALTGDGDPAALLYDDVDHLLRRIL comes from the coding sequence ATGAATGGGCGGATCCTCCTGCACATCCTGGCGCACGTCGGTGCCGAAGCGGGAGTCTCCCCGGCGACGCTCTCGCAGCGTTTCGGGTCCAAGCGGGGCCTGCTGCTGGCGTTCGCCGCGGACGCCGCGGCGGATGCTGCCGCGCCCTACCGGAGGGCTCGGGCCGCGTACGACTCACCCCTGGCGGCGCTGCACGCCGCCGCCGACGAGTTCGCCGGTCACATGTCCACCCCTGAAGAGATGGCCAATCGCCTCGGCATGCTTCAACTCGATCTCTCTGATCCCGAGTTCCGAGTTCATGCCGCCGAAAACACCCGCGCGGTCGATGCGGCTCTGCAGGAGCTGTGTTCCGACGCCGTCACGGAGGGCGAGCTCCCGTCCGGCACGGACGGGTCGCGGCTGGCGCGCGCCGTCCAGATCACCATTGATGGCTCCCTGTTGCGGGGGGCCCTCACCGGCGACGGCGATCCCGCCGCCCTTCTCTACGACGACGTCGACCACCTGCTCAGGAGAATCCTGTGA